One part of the Marinobacterium rhizophilum genome encodes these proteins:
- a CDS encoding flagellar motor protein gives MDRLSVAGLLLAVAAIAGGHYLDGGQVQQLLNGPAVLIVVGGTLAAAAIQTPSNEFRRALWLMRWLVRGPSFDFEAGIERVVQWCQRTRKLGLLGLEAEIEVETDPVVRGALQLLVDGKETNVIRGMLEIQLVSQEQRDLQGARVIESMGGYAPTLGILGAVIGLIQVMSNLEDPEGLGAGIATAFVATIYGVALANLLLIPLANKIKSLVLARYRYQEMMLEGLLSISEGQSPQLIRQRMQGYLG, from the coding sequence ATGGATCGCCTTAGTGTTGCAGGACTGTTGCTCGCCGTAGCTGCCATCGCCGGCGGCCACTACCTGGATGGCGGCCAGGTTCAGCAGCTGCTGAATGGCCCGGCGGTGCTGATTGTGGTGGGCGGCACCCTGGCCGCGGCGGCGATTCAGACCCCCAGCAACGAGTTCCGCCGCGCGCTCTGGTTGATGCGCTGGCTGGTTCGGGGCCCCAGTTTTGACTTTGAAGCCGGTATCGAACGGGTCGTCCAGTGGTGCCAGCGTACCCGCAAGCTTGGCCTGCTGGGGCTGGAAGCGGAGATCGAGGTGGAGACGGACCCGGTGGTGCGTGGTGCCTTGCAGCTGCTGGTGGACGGCAAGGAGACCAACGTCATCCGGGGCATGCTGGAAATCCAGCTGGTCTCCCAGGAACAGCGGGATTTGCAGGGCGCGCGCGTGATCGAGAGCATGGGCGGTTATGCCCCGACGCTGGGGATTCTGGGGGCGGTGATTGGCCTGATTCAGGTCATGAGCAATCTGGAAGATCCCGAGGGGCTGGGGGCGGGGATAGCCACCGCCTTTGTGGCTACTATCTACGGTGTAGCCCTGGCCAACCTGCTGCTGATTCCCCTGGCTAATAAAATCAAGAGTCTGGTGCTGGCGCGCTACCGCTATCAGGAAATGATGCTCGAAGGTCTGCTGTCGATTTCCGAAGGGCAGAGCCCGCAGCTTATTCGTCAGCGTATGCAAGGCTATCTTGGATAG
- the flhF gene encoding flagellar biosynthesis protein FlhF, giving the protein MKVKRIFAPDMRQAMRRVREEIGPDAVIVSNHRVAGGVEVVAAHEQEYEAAQAEFKRQSQERRRREEQVQTLTHPGRQRTDSQGAGREEPGRQEPGRQGGALEDEMRKVKARIASAQQQSGVPSEPDMGVMRNRQIGQDSDEDLRSILESLKQRQKSRAAVVAPPFESAAFEEAPFAQAGRSEAPLRAERDPVDRPAPEPQRRPQPAPARQPPVQPAEPARSVEESQDHQRILSMQDEIQQLKVMLQQQLQAQQQPNMAPRAPLEPQAPPQPTVAPVPPAAQPAPAQARLSRRLDSLGIGPRVVRHLVSSIEQDIELDKAWRSSLARLSDAIPVVGEEFIERGGMVAFVGPTGVGKTTTIGKLAARYVLKHGSSSLALVTTDTYRIAAHEQLRTFGRILDVPVRVVDENHSLDEVLHSLKGKRLVLIDTAGMSADEPHTAAQIELLQGVSLRLKKLLVLSCSSQKRVIESAYSTYQGLGLSGCVLSKLDESGSLGEALTLSIEKQLPIAYVTDGQKIPDDIGVARRHDLVSRAVVTAQKAQEREQQSGEGPDLTFIGRAG; this is encoded by the coding sequence ATGAAAGTTAAACGCATTTTTGCTCCTGATATGCGACAGGCGATGCGACGGGTGCGCGAGGAAATCGGCCCCGATGCGGTCATTGTCTCCAACCACCGTGTCGCCGGCGGTGTCGAGGTCGTTGCGGCCCATGAGCAGGAATACGAGGCGGCTCAGGCCGAGTTCAAGCGCCAGAGCCAGGAGCGCCGTCGGCGTGAAGAGCAGGTCCAGACGCTAACGCACCCGGGCCGTCAGCGCACGGATTCACAGGGCGCAGGCCGCGAGGAACCTGGTCGTCAGGAGCCGGGCCGCCAGGGCGGTGCGCTCGAAGACGAGATGCGCAAGGTCAAGGCGCGTATCGCCTCGGCTCAGCAGCAAAGCGGTGTGCCGAGCGAGCCGGATATGGGTGTCATGCGCAATCGTCAGATTGGCCAGGACTCGGATGAAGACCTGCGCAGCATACTCGAGTCCCTGAAGCAGCGGCAGAAGTCCAGGGCCGCGGTGGTTGCACCGCCGTTTGAGTCCGCTGCGTTCGAGGAGGCGCCCTTCGCCCAGGCGGGGCGGTCTGAGGCGCCCCTTCGGGCCGAGCGCGACCCCGTTGACCGACCAGCGCCCGAGCCGCAGCGCCGTCCTCAGCCGGCACCGGCACGACAGCCGCCCGTGCAGCCTGCGGAGCCGGCCCGTAGTGTTGAGGAAAGCCAGGATCACCAGCGCATTCTCAGCATGCAGGACGAAATTCAGCAATTGAAGGTCATGCTGCAGCAGCAATTGCAGGCCCAGCAGCAGCCGAACATGGCCCCCCGGGCTCCACTGGAGCCTCAGGCGCCGCCACAGCCGACCGTTGCACCGGTGCCGCCGGCGGCCCAGCCGGCACCGGCCCAGGCGCGCCTCAGCCGACGCCTGGACAGTCTGGGTATCGGCCCCCGGGTGGTGCGCCACCTGGTGTCGAGCATTGAGCAGGATATCGAACTGGACAAGGCCTGGCGCAGCAGCCTGGCACGGCTGTCCGATGCCATTCCCGTGGTTGGCGAAGAGTTTATCGAGCGTGGCGGCATGGTGGCCTTCGTGGGTCCCACGGGCGTCGGCAAGACCACCACGATCGGCAAGCTGGCGGCGCGCTATGTGTTGAAACACGGCAGTTCCAGCCTGGCGCTGGTGACCACCGATACCTACCGCATTGCTGCCCATGAGCAGCTGCGTACCTTTGGTCGCATCCTGGATGTACCGGTTCGGGTGGTGGACGAAAACCATTCGCTGGACGAAGTGCTGCATTCGCTCAAGGGCAAGCGCCTGGTTCTGATCGATACCGCCGGCATGAGTGCCGACGAGCCCCATACCGCGGCCCAGATCGAGTTGCTGCAGGGGGTGTCGCTGCGGCTTAAAAAGCTGCTGGTACTGTCATGTTCCAGTCAGAAACGGGTGATCGAGAGCGCCTATAGTACCTACCAGGGGCTTGGCCTGAGCGGCTGCGTGCTGAGCAAGCTTGACGAGTCCGGCAGCCTGGGCGAAGCCCTGACGCTGTCGATCGAGAAACAGCTGCCCATCGCCTACGTGACCGATGGCCAGAAAATCCCCGATGATATCGGCGTGGCGCGGCGCCATGACCTGGTGAGCCGGGCGGTGGTGACGGCGCAGAAAGCGCAGGAACGTGAACAGCAGTCGGGCGAAGGTCCGGACCTGACTTTTATCGGTCGGGCAGGATGA
- the ccmB gene encoding heme exporter protein CcmB, translated as MATNEPARRQGPGAAGVFRAALKRDLLLAFRSKSDLVNPLIFFLMVATLFPLGVSPEPGFLAQLAPGLVWVAALLSTLLSMDSLFRADFEDGTLEQALLSPQPLILVVLARVLAHWVMTGLPLTLMAPLLGLMLFLPAEGMGGLMLSLLLGTPTLSLVGAIGAALTVGLRKGGVLISLLVLPLYIPVLIFGSGAVQAAVTGLPLAGYLALLGAMLALGVVLAPLAIGAALRISVSG; from the coding sequence ATGGCGACTAATGAGCCGGCCAGACGGCAAGGGCCTGGTGCCGCAGGGGTGTTTCGGGCGGCACTGAAGCGTGATTTGCTGCTGGCGTTTCGCAGCAAAAGCGACCTTGTGAATCCGCTGATTTTTTTCCTGATGGTGGCGACCCTGTTTCCCCTGGGGGTCAGCCCTGAGCCCGGCTTTCTGGCGCAACTGGCGCCGGGTCTGGTCTGGGTGGCGGCGCTGCTGTCGACGCTGCTGTCGATGGACAGCCTGTTCCGGGCCGATTTTGAGGATGGCACCCTGGAACAGGCGCTGCTGAGTCCGCAGCCACTGATCCTGGTCGTACTGGCGCGGGTGCTGGCGCACTGGGTCATGACCGGTTTGCCGCTGACGCTGATGGCGCCGCTGCTGGGGCTGATGCTGTTTCTGCCGGCCGAGGGCATGGGCGGGCTGATGCTGAGCCTGCTGCTGGGCACACCGACGCTGAGCCTTGTCGGCGCCATCGGTGCGGCCCTGACGGTGGGTCTGCGCAAGGGGGGCGTGCTGATTTCCCTGCTGGTGCTGCCGCTGTATATTCCGGTGCTGATTTTTGGCTCCGGGGCGGTGCAGGCGGCGGTGACGGGCCTGCCGCTGGCGGGGTATCTGGCACTGCTGGGGGCCATGCTGGCACTGGGCGTGGTGCTGGCACCGCTGGCGATCGGGGCGGCTTTACGAATTTCTGTAAGTGGGTAG
- a CDS encoding MinD/ParA family protein, with product MHPVKVVAVTGGKGGVGKTNVSVNLSLALGQMGRRVVLLDADLGLANVDVLLGLRPKYNISDVLAGDCVLSDVMLQAGENVRIVPASSGTQSMTALGVHEHAELIHAFTDIADEIDVLVIDTAAGISESVVSFLRAAQEVLMVVCDEPTSITDAYALIKLLNRDHRVTRFRVLANMVRNEAEGRNMYNKLLTVTDRFLDVTLQYVGSIPYDEAVRKAVKRQTAVLQAFSSSNAALAYRQLANRVDGWPVMTTPRGHLEFFVERLVQGS from the coding sequence ATGCATCCAGTAAAAGTAGTGGCTGTCACCGGCGGCAAGGGTGGTGTCGGCAAAACCAACGTTTCGGTGAACCTGTCGCTGGCACTGGGGCAGATGGGCCGCCGCGTGGTGCTGCTGGATGCGGACCTCGGGCTGGCCAACGTCGACGTGCTGCTGGGCCTGAGGCCCAAGTACAACATCTCCGATGTACTGGCCGGTGACTGCGTACTGTCCGACGTCATGCTGCAGGCCGGTGAAAACGTGCGTATCGTGCCGGCGTCTTCCGGCACCCAGTCCATGACGGCGCTGGGAGTGCACGAGCACGCCGAGCTGATTCATGCCTTCACCGACATTGCCGATGAAATCGATGTGCTGGTGATCGACACCGCCGCCGGTATTTCCGAATCGGTGGTCAGCTTCCTGCGCGCCGCCCAGGAAGTGCTGATGGTGGTGTGTGACGAGCCGACCTCCATTACCGATGCCTATGCGCTGATCAAGCTGCTCAATCGTGATCACCGGGTGACCCGCTTCCGGGTGCTGGCCAACATGGTGCGTAATGAAGCCGAAGGTCGCAACATGTATAACAAGCTGCTGACGGTGACGGATCGATTCCTTGATGTAACGCTTCAATACGTTGGATCAATCCCTTATGATGAGGCGGTACGCAAGGCTGTCAAGCGGCAAACAGCTGTTTTGCAAGCGTTTTCCAGCAGTAACGCTGCGCTTGCTTACCGTCAGCTGGCAAATCGGGTTGATGGCTGGCCGGTGATGACAACGCCCCGTGGGCACCTGGAGTTTTTTGTTGAGCGCCTGGTGCAGGGAAGCTAG
- a CDS encoding heme ABC transporter permease, which produces MANNKTDKNWMPRWFYQLASPRWCYDITGKLLPAFSLLTLVLLLGGTVWALLFAPADYQQGNSFRIIYIHVPSAILAQSCYMMMALAGAIGLIWKMKVADMVAKACAPLGASLAVLALATGAIWGKPTWGSWWVWDARLTSMLILLFLYLGVMALHSAIENASTAAQSTAVLALVGLVNIPIIKYSVEWWNTLHQPATFTLTEKPAMPVEMWLPLLVMVVGFYCFFAVSLMLRLRHEILCRERRSSWVQALVESR; this is translated from the coding sequence ATGGCCAATAACAAGACCGATAAAAACTGGATGCCGCGCTGGTTCTACCAGCTGGCGTCACCGCGCTGGTGTTATGACATTACCGGCAAGCTGCTGCCGGCTTTCAGCCTGCTGACGCTGGTGCTCCTGCTGGGCGGTACGGTCTGGGCGCTGCTGTTCGCGCCGGCGGACTACCAGCAGGGCAACAGCTTCCGGATCATCTATATCCATGTGCCCTCGGCCATCCTGGCGCAGTCGTGCTACATGATGATGGCGCTGGCGGGCGCCATTGGCCTGATCTGGAAAATGAAGGTGGCCGACATGGTTGCCAAGGCCTGTGCGCCCCTGGGGGCGTCCCTGGCGGTGCTGGCGTTGGCCACCGGCGCTATCTGGGGCAAGCCGACATGGGGCTCCTGGTGGGTCTGGGACGCGCGTCTGACCTCCATGCTGATCCTGCTGTTTCTGTACCTGGGCGTGATGGCGTTGCACTCGGCAATCGAAAACGCCAGCACCGCGGCCCAGTCCACCGCCGTACTGGCGCTGGTGGGACTGGTGAATATCCCGATCATCAAGTACTCGGTGGAGTGGTGGAATACCCTGCACCAGCCCGCCACCTTCACACTGACCGAGAAGCCGGCGATGCCGGTGGAAATGTGGCTGCCGCTGCTGGTCATGGTGGTGGGTTTTTACTGTTTCTTTGCGGTGTCGCTGATGTTGCGACTGCGCCACGAAATTCTTTGTCGCGAGCGGCGCAGCTCCTGGGTGCAGGCGCTGGTCGAGTCGCGCTGA
- a CDS encoding RNA polymerase sigma factor FliA — protein MYNQLEFTSSQDLITQYAPLVKRIAYHLLARLPASVVLDDLVQSGMIGLLEASRKYNPAKGASFETYAGIRIRGAIIDEVRRGDWTPRSVHRNSRRISDAIHQLEARLGRDASDLEVAAEMGISVSEYHALLQDSMESRLFSFEELQKPEDESLGEQFVADDPEPEHQVEKNVFNQALARAIEGLPERERLVLALYYDEQLNLKEIGEVLGVSESRVSQIHSQAAHRLRGRLRDWR, from the coding sequence ATGTATAACCAGCTGGAATTTACCTCTAGTCAGGATCTGATTACGCAGTACGCGCCGCTGGTTAAGCGTATTGCCTACCACCTGCTGGCCCGCCTTCCGGCCAGCGTGGTGCTGGACGATCTGGTGCAGTCCGGCATGATCGGTTTGCTGGAGGCCTCGCGCAAATACAATCCCGCCAAGGGGGCCAGTTTCGAAACCTACGCCGGCATTCGCATTCGTGGCGCCATTATCGACGAAGTCCGCCGTGGCGACTGGACGCCGCGCTCGGTGCACCGTAACAGCCGGCGCATATCCGATGCCATCCATCAGCTCGAGGCCCGGCTCGGGCGCGATGCCAGCGATCTCGAAGTGGCCGCAGAGATGGGCATTAGCGTCAGTGAATATCACGCCCTGCTACAGGACTCGATGGAAAGTCGCCTGTTCAGCTTCGAAGAGCTGCAAAAGCCCGAGGACGAGAGTCTGGGTGAGCAATTCGTGGCCGATGATCCGGAGCCCGAGCACCAGGTTGAAAAAAATGTCTTTAATCAGGCGCTGGCCCGGGCGATCGAAGGGTTGCCCGAGCGCGAACGGCTGGTGCTGGCACTGTATTACGACGAGCAGCTCAACCTGAAGGAGATCGGCGAAGTCCTGGGCGTTAGCGAGTCCCGGGTCAGCCAAATCCACAGCCAGGCGGCCCACCGCCTGCGCGGCAGGTTGCGGGACTGGCGTTAG
- the ccmA gene encoding cytochrome c biogenesis heme-transporting ATPase CcmA produces the protein MAEPLLKVENLYCERDERVLFDGLSFAVGAGEVLQIEGQNGSGKTTLLRILGGLSRNYEGELYWRGEPMAEVVDEYRQDLLYFGHLPGVKATLTPQENLGWYAALQGADLASIDSALQQVGLRGYEDVPCHMLSAGQHRRVSLARLYLSQAALWILDEPFTAIDKKGVAQKEQLILRHAACGGTVILTTHHELQLDGLRRLNLDQLAGTS, from the coding sequence TTGGCTGAGCCTTTGTTGAAAGTCGAGAATCTGTATTGCGAGCGTGACGAGCGGGTGTTGTTCGACGGCCTGTCCTTTGCGGTCGGTGCCGGTGAGGTCCTGCAGATCGAAGGACAGAACGGCAGCGGCAAAACCACCTTGCTGCGCATCCTCGGTGGGCTGTCGCGCAACTACGAAGGTGAGCTGTACTGGCGCGGCGAACCGATGGCCGAGGTGGTGGACGAGTATCGCCAGGATTTGCTGTATTTCGGTCACCTGCCGGGCGTGAAAGCGACCCTGACACCGCAGGAGAATCTCGGCTGGTACGCGGCATTACAGGGGGCGGATTTGGCGTCTATCGATTCGGCCCTGCAGCAGGTCGGCCTGCGCGGTTACGAGGATGTACCCTGTCACATGCTGTCCGCCGGGCAGCACCGGCGGGTGAGCCTGGCAAGGCTGTACCTGAGCCAGGCTGCGCTGTGGATTCTGGACGAGCCCTTTACCGCCATCGACAAAAAGGGCGTGGCACAAAAGGAGCAGCTGATCCTACGTCATGCCGCCTGTGGCGGTACGGTTATCCTCACCACGCACCACGAACTGCAGCTTGATGGGCTGCGTCGACTGAATCTGGATCAACTGGCTGGAACTTCATGA
- a CDS encoding flagellar motor protein MotB — protein sequence MARRLPPLDDTRQDRWVLSYADFITLLLAFFIVMYAISSVNEEKYRSISDALSGVFDGSVRPAGASQQDAATDLAIGNSVRPDAPAIEIDPADAAITEQLRSLQDQLQRRFSPQIDAGSMKVDGNDLWLSIELRASRLFGSADALPEIEADALLGRIAELLRPLQNPIHVEGFTDNQPIATDLYPSNWELSAARAAAVVRILALNGVNPERMAAVGYGEYQPAYSNRTDEGRSMNRRVLIIVSRDQRVRRAVSSFGSQQISTDTVSELLQHEEEVPPLPAIEQLETENGGVLFRRAEVQPGEQP from the coding sequence ATGGCGCGTCGGCTACCTCCGCTTGATGATACGCGCCAGGATCGCTGGGTTCTCTCCTATGCCGATTTCATTACGCTGCTGCTGGCATTCTTTATTGTCATGTACGCCATCTCCTCGGTAAACGAGGAAAAATACCGCTCCATTTCCGATGCCCTGTCCGGCGTTTTCGATGGCAGCGTGCGTCCTGCGGGCGCGTCGCAACAGGATGCCGCCACTGATCTGGCCATCGGCAATTCGGTACGCCCTGATGCCCCCGCCATTGAAATAGACCCCGCCGATGCTGCCATCACCGAACAGTTGCGCAGCCTGCAGGATCAGCTGCAGCGCAGGTTTTCGCCCCAGATAGACGCCGGCAGCATGAAGGTCGATGGCAATGATCTCTGGTTGTCGATCGAATTGCGTGCCTCCCGCCTGTTTGGCAGCGCCGATGCGCTGCCGGAAATAGAAGCCGATGCGCTGCTGGGCAGGATCGCCGAGCTGCTGCGGCCGTTGCAAAACCCGATTCACGTCGAGGGCTTTACCGACAATCAGCCCATCGCCACCGATCTGTACCCGTCCAACTGGGAGCTGTCCGCGGCCCGGGCCGCGGCGGTCGTACGAATTCTCGCGCTCAACGGCGTCAACCCCGAGCGCATGGCGGCGGTCGGCTATGGCGAGTACCAGCCTGCCTACAGTAACCGTACCGATGAGGGGCGCAGCATGAATCGACGCGTGCTGATCATCGTATCCCGCGACCAGCGTGTGCGGCGCGCGGTATCGTCCTTTGGCAGTCAGCAAATCAGCACCGATACGGTCAGTGAACTGCTGCAGCATGAGGAAGAGGTGCCGCCGCTGCCGGCCATTGAACAGCTGGAAACCGAAAATGGTGGTGTGCTGTTCCGCCGTGCCGAGGTGCAGCCGGGTGAACAGCCCTGA
- a CDS encoding DUF2802 domain-containing protein — translation MVWVTQITILWLGFVLLSLAGTGAGVMLYRRMRYYERQQQALINVLRNEIRSMTSGSIGMGRRLMDAERRLNITVEKQQELENRDPGVLAYNQAARLMEMGGNVDDLVKSCGIGRPEAELMALLHRELQSTESLPQKRS, via the coding sequence ATGGTTTGGGTGACGCAAATAACAATACTCTGGCTTGGCTTTGTGCTCCTGTCCCTTGCGGGAACGGGGGCAGGCGTCATGCTGTACCGGCGCATGCGTTACTACGAGCGCCAGCAGCAGGCGCTGATCAACGTGCTGCGCAATGAAATCCGTTCCATGACCAGCGGCTCCATTGGTATGGGGCGCCGGCTGATGGATGCCGAACGCCGGCTCAATATTACGGTGGAAAAACAGCAGGAGCTGGAAAACCGCGATCCCGGCGTGCTGGCCTATAACCAGGCGGCACGGCTGATGGAGATGGGTGGCAATGTCGATGACCTGGTGAAAAGCTGTGGCATAGGCCGGCCGGAAGCCGAGCTGATGGCACTGCTGCACCGCGAGCTGCAATCCACCGAGTCCTTGCCGCAGAAACGGTCTTAG
- a CDS encoding EscU/YscU/HrcU family type III secretion system export apparatus switch protein produces the protein MKPAKPINPRDSAVVLGYAPGQRAPEVLAKGRGLVAEQIIALAEEHQVHIHKSPELLEVLIRLELGDEIPQALYQAIAEVIAFAYQLKAEPPV, from the coding sequence GTGAAGCCAGCCAAACCGATCAACCCCAGGGACAGCGCCGTGGTACTGGGTTATGCCCCCGGACAGCGCGCACCCGAGGTACTCGCCAAGGGACGCGGACTCGTCGCCGAGCAGATCATCGCCCTGGCCGAAGAGCACCAGGTGCATATCCACAAAAGTCCGGAGTTACTGGAGGTACTGATCCGACTGGAGCTGGGGGACGAAATTCCCCAGGCACTGTACCAGGCGATAGCCGAGGTGATTGCCTTCGCCTACCAGCTCAAGGCAGAGCCGCCGGTATGA
- a CDS encoding flagellar hook-length control protein FliK, with protein sequence MIPTLAPNLLPRQPVASEPLLARLLPAGGQLAATVVQSGSDSNGARLQIRLHLAGQLLELNSRQPLPAGTAVTLSRNSTGQLQLNLAPPSTANTATPGATPPANSQPPVPQQPAAATATPRPPHSSTTAALDNALRTSLPRQQSLGAVLNQLAQQLEPGAGTGSAVTRQLGPLVQSLLQMFGITPGQRDSAPAVRRNIEKGGFFTEARLSQGVIPTANPKTNTGPDLKAQMGQLQQLANALPPQAREQMHRLLGDLLARITSAQVSSARQNQDLPDGAIERHLALDLPVRQGNQLDNVELRIKRHSAGQEEDPASSHWRVRLKFDLQQQGSLEAELRLQDNNHLSARFWAPEPDTARLIEQRLQGFAQSLARQGIYVDDLACHQGTAPRSESAIRHQLINIKT encoded by the coding sequence TTGATACCTACTTTGGCCCCCAACCTGCTACCCCGTCAGCCCGTGGCGAGCGAACCGCTACTGGCACGCCTTCTCCCCGCAGGAGGCCAGCTGGCAGCGACGGTAGTACAGTCTGGCAGCGACAGCAACGGCGCGCGTCTTCAAATCCGGCTGCATCTCGCCGGACAATTGCTTGAACTCAACAGCCGCCAGCCACTGCCGGCCGGTACTGCCGTAACGCTGTCACGCAACAGCACAGGCCAGCTGCAGCTCAATCTCGCACCGCCCAGCACAGCCAATACAGCCACGCCAGGCGCTACCCCGCCTGCCAACAGCCAGCCACCGGTACCACAGCAGCCCGCCGCAGCCACGGCGACACCCCGCCCCCCCCATTCCTCGACGACCGCCGCCTTGGACAATGCCCTTCGCACCAGCCTGCCGCGCCAGCAAAGCCTGGGCGCCGTGCTTAACCAGCTGGCCCAGCAGCTGGAGCCCGGAGCCGGCACGGGCAGTGCAGTGACGCGGCAGCTCGGCCCCCTGGTGCAGTCCCTGCTGCAGATGTTTGGCATTACGCCGGGACAGCGGGACAGTGCGCCGGCGGTGCGACGAAATATCGAGAAAGGCGGCTTCTTCACCGAGGCCCGGCTCAGCCAGGGCGTAATCCCGACCGCCAACCCGAAAACCAATACCGGACCCGACCTCAAGGCACAGATGGGGCAGCTGCAGCAGCTCGCCAACGCCCTGCCCCCCCAGGCCCGCGAGCAGATGCACAGACTGCTTGGGGACCTGCTGGCGCGCATCACCAGCGCCCAGGTCAGCAGTGCCAGGCAAAACCAGGACCTGCCGGATGGCGCGATCGAGCGCCACCTGGCGCTGGACCTTCCGGTACGCCAGGGCAACCAGCTGGACAACGTGGAACTGAGAATCAAGCGCCACAGCGCGGGCCAGGAAGAAGACCCTGCCAGCAGCCACTGGCGGGTGAGACTGAAGTTCGACCTGCAGCAACAGGGGTCGCTGGAAGCGGAGCTGCGTCTGCAGGACAACAACCACCTGAGCGCCCGCTTCTGGGCGCCTGAGCCGGACACAGCACGCCTGATTGAGCAGCGCCTGCAAGGCTTTGCCCAGAGCCTCGCGCGCCAGGGGATTTATGTCGATGACCTGGCTTGCCACCAGGGCACGGCACCACGCAGTGAATCCGCGATCCGGCACCAGCTGATCAACATTAAAACCTGA